One window of the Staphylococcus equorum genome contains the following:
- a CDS encoding precorrin-2 dehydrogenase/sirohydrochlorin ferrochelatase family protein encodes MSDKRVVVIGAGKVAYRKVQQLIKEDIQSLVIISKKFLPEFFEIEYPKMKLFTKCYDSEDIKYADIIFAATDDEDVNHLIKQDAKRYQLVNHIGDKAQSDFYNMCEIKYKDISIHFRSNGTNRSGVKQLSKAVQAFLNEEYEEEDNV; translated from the coding sequence TTGTCAGATAAGCGTGTTGTAGTGATTGGCGCAGGTAAAGTTGCGTACAGAAAAGTACAACAGCTTATTAAGGAAGACATACAGTCGCTAGTTATTATAAGCAAAAAATTTTTACCGGAATTTTTTGAAATTGAATATCCTAAAATGAAGTTGTTTACGAAGTGCTATGACAGCGAAGATATTAAATATGCGGATATTATTTTTGCTGCAACAGATGACGAAGATGTTAATCATCTAATTAAGCAAGATGCTAAGCGTTATCAACTTGTTAACCATATAGGTGATAAAGCGCAATCTGATTTTTACAACATGTGCGAAATAAAATACAAAGACATAAGTATTCATTTTAGATCAAATGGTACAAATCGTAGCGGAGTGAAACAACTATCAAAAGCGGTACAAGCATTTTTAAATGAAGAGTATGAGGAGGAAGACAATGTCTAA